The nucleotide sequence TATTTAGTGCGCACGGATCCTTCGCTTCGCTCCAGGATGACTCGGGTAGGAGCTTGCGATGGCTCTGGAGTCTTGGATCCTTCGCTTCGCTCCAGGATGACTCGGGTAGGAGCTTGCGATGGCACTGGGGTCTTGGATCCTTCGCTTCGCTCCAGGATGACTCGGGTAGGAGCCTGCGATGGCTCTGGAGTCTTGGATCCTTCGCTTCGCTCTAGGATGACTCGGGTAGGAGCTTACGATGGCTCTGGGGTCTTGGATCCTTCGCTTCGCTCTAGGATGACTCGGGTAGGAGCTTGCGATGGCTCTGGGGTCTTGGATCCTTCGCTTCGCTCTAGGATGACTCGGTAGGAGCCTGCGATGGCTCTGGGGTCTTGGATCCTTCGCTTCGCTCCAGGATGACTCGGGTAGGAGCTTGCGATGGCTCTGGGGTCTTCGATCCTTCGCTTCGCTCCAGGATGACTCGGGTAGAAGCTTGCGATGGCTCTGGGGTCTTGGATCCTTCGCTTCACTCCAGGATGACTCGGATAGGAGCTTGCGATGGCTCTGGGGTCTTGGATCCTTCGCTTCGCTCTAGGATGACTCGGGTAGGAGCTTACGATGGCTCTGGGGTCTTGGATCCTTCGCTTCGCTCTAGGATGACTCGGGTAGGAGCTTGCGATGGCTCTGAAGTCTTGGATCCTTTCTACATAATTACTTGCGTATGGCAACAAAGTCATCCTGAGGCTTTAGCCGAAGGATCTTGCTTTTCTCTACCTCGCCTATCGGCGAGTGGTGGTTTTGCTGACCACCTGACCACCTGCCTTTACAGAATATCTGCAAACTCCCCTCTTAACTTCTTAAATATATATCCCCCTAAGATGCTCAGTACCAACATCACTCCCCAAAAGTATATGGTATAGGGAAGGTTTTGGAAGAACCATTCTTTGTTGATGAAGGTATCTCGATAGCCTTTTATGAAATAATAAAAGGGGTTTGCTAGGATGATGTATTTTAGGATGCCTCGGACATTTTCGATTTTCCATAGGATGGGGGTCAGCCAGAACAGCATGGTGGTGATGGATTTGAGAAGGTGTTCGAAGTCTCGGCTAACTACTATCAGAGATGCTGTTGTCCAGGAAAGTACGGTCATAAAGGCGAACATACAAAACATATAGTAGAATATTTGTAGATAATAAATATCTGGTGGATATCCTGCAAACCAAAAAATGGCTATTAGGATGAACACTAAAGCTATATGTACGAATAGCTGTGAAAACATCCTAAAGGTTGGAATGGTGGACACTGGGTAGACGATTTTCGTAATGAGGTGTTTGTTTTGTCTAAAAGATGTGCCGCCATATATTAAGGTTTCTGATATATAAAACCATGGAATAATCCCTGCAATAAGCCAGAGAATAAAAGGGAATCCGGATATTTCATTTCTAGATCCTCTTATACCTATTTCAATGGCAAACCAGTACACAGAGATATAGAGTACTGGTTTGACTAATGCCCACAATAATCCTAAAGCTGTACCTGTGTATTTTTTTTCAAGCTCTTTTTTAGACATTTCAAAGGTTATTCCGGCATTTTCTATATTTTCTTTTATCATATTTAATGGGTTGCTTAATAAAGACATAGTTACTCCTTTTGAAAAAGATAGGTGATAAGGTGGTCAGGTGGTCGGGTGGTCAGCAAAAGCATTTCTCGGGTTGAGCTTCGTGGGTCAAATATGCGACTTGCGTCGCAGTGAACAATGAACACAGAATAATGAATAATGAACAGTATAAAGGGTTATTGTGTCGCATATTTGTACTGTTCCATGTTCAGTGTTCAATGTTCATTCTTCATTGAAGATTTTCGTGTTTTGTTATAGTACTAGTTAAATTAGAACTATTATATAATTTATGACTAGTATTTAATTCGCACGGATCCTTCATCGTTTCGCTCCTGTAGGTGACGTGGGGGTAATTAATTTGGTTTAGAGCTACTGGAAGCTGATGACTGGCCGCTGATTGCTGGTAACGCTCCTATTGATCCGTTCCTATATTAGAGTCTGTATTTCCTACGGTCGGTTCACCTGGCGTTGGTTCGGGTGTTGGGGTTGGCTCTACTGGTGCTGGTGTTGGGTCTGGCGTAGGCTCAGGTGTTGGTGTTGGGTCTGGCGTAGGCTCAGGTGTTGGTGTTGGGTCTGGTGCTGGGGGTTTTGGTGTCTCTTCTTTTGGTGTGGGTGCAGGTTGAGGTGCAGGCGCTGGTGTTTGCTGAGCTGCCGTTACCCTTATACTTGTTGTAACCGTATAGCCACCTGCTTCTATGGTTATCGTCGTAGTTCCTGATTTCTTTGCTACGATAGTATTGTCTGCATTGAGCTGAATAACTCCTGGGTTTGATACACTATAGTTTGTGTCATTGATTTGATAATAATGCACCTGTCCCGATACGGTAGTCCCTGCAATAGTCAGCGTAGTTCTATTTCCTACTCGTAAGTTTGAATTTCCAACAGATGCTGTCAAATGAGACAATCCGCCTGAAAACTCTTCTTGATCTCTTTCTTCTATCGTAATTCCGTAAATCTTTTGAGCTAATTCTGCTATTTTTTCTTGGTCCATAATCCAATAGGATATTCCTGCAAAATCTCCAAAACTACCTGGTAGAGTATAGGTTTCCATAGCCTCAATATTGACGGCAAATAAAGATAATGCAGTGATTTGTTTCATATTTAAATTAGTAGTCAAATTATCTTTAACCAGACTGTATATTTGCGGAATCTTAATTAAAGTATTGGCCTTCTTCATATTTTGTAAAAGGCTCTTCATGATATGCTGTTGATTAGCAACTCTATCAATATCCCCTAATGGATAAGCTCTGTATCTAGCGTAGTACAGTAGCTCCTCACCATTAAGTTTTTGCAAGCCTTTCTCAACTACTACTTGGCTATGGTCTTTTCCCTTGTCTGCATAAAGAGTATGGAGCACATCGATTTCAATACCACCTATCTCGTCGATGATTTTTGATACTACTTCCATATCTGTTATACCTACATAATAATCCACGGGGATGTCCCCTAGAACATTGCTCACCGTATTGGATAAGTACTCAATTCCTAAAGGAATGACTTCACCTTTATCCTCTGCGTCTTCACTTGCGTACATAAAACAAGAGTTGAGCTTATCTTTGCCATATTGATTGTAAATGGGCACATAGGTATCCCTTGGCAAGGATACAAGGTCTAGAGTATTCTTTTCAAAATCCAGAGTAGCCAACATCATCGTATCCGATCGATATACGCCATATTTTTGTACTTCTTCACGAATATAATCCTTGTCTAAACCAAAAATCAGGATATTGATTTTACTGTCTGGAAATGAATCTTCTACATTTTCTGAATCCTCAGAATCCTTCCCTGCTTGAAATATCTTTTCTGGATTTCTCATGTCGGAAAAAAGTTTGATACCTACTCCAATACATATTACAAGTATTATTACTAAAAAAATCATTACACGCTGTTTGCTCATAGTTCCTACTGTAGTCTTCATAAATTCCCTCATTTGTTTAACTATTGTTCAAACGTGATTAGAAATAAAACACGGAATTATCCGTGTTTATCTCTCATAATAGGTATTAACCCCCCTTAAAACATGGGAGTAAAGTGCCTGTATATGCTTTCATTCACTTTATTCGTAAGATTTTCTTGATCCCATTAACAGGTGAACATTGTCAAGGATTTTTCCTGTTCCTATGGCTACAGCCATTTCTGCATCCTCAACAATTTTTACTGGCACGCCTATTCTCTCCTCTATTAGTATATCCAATCCTGGGATTAAAGCACCGCCACCTGTCAAATAAATACCGATATCGCTAATATCTGCTGCTAATTCTGGTGGTGTTTTTTCTAATACAGCGTGAACGCCATTTATAACCGTATCAATACTCTCTTGAAGAGATACTCTGATTTCTTCAGAACGCACTAGGATGGATCTAGGTAAACCAGATAAAAGATCTCGACCTCTTATTTCGATTTCTTTTTCTTCTACACTAGGGTGTACTGCACCGATATTGATTTTCAAATCTTCTGCAGTTCTTTCCCCGATGAGTACATTATGGTTTTTTCTCATGTATCGGACAATAGCCTCGTCAAATTTGTCTCCTGCTATTTTTATAGAAATGCTTTCTACAATTCCCCCTAAGGATAATACTGCAATATCTGTTGTGCCTCCACCGATGTCAATGACCATATTTCCCGTAGGTGCCGTAATGTCAATGCCAGCTCCTATAGCGGCTGCTACTGGTTCTTCTACGATAACAGGGTTTGACCCACCTGCAGCGAGAACAGCCTGTTCTACTGCTCTTTTTTCGACTTCGGTAGCTCCGCTTGGAATTCCTACAACTACTCTTGGTCTAAACAATCTTCTTTTTCCACATACTTTTTCGATAAAATATTTTAGCATTCTTTCTGTAATTTTAAAATCAGAAATCACGCCATCTCTTAGAGGGCGGATAGCTTGTATATTTCCAGGCGTTCTTCCAAGCATAGCCCGCGCTTCAGAACCAATGGCTCTAATTTCGTTTGTGTTTGTATCAATTGCAACAACAGAAGGCTCTTGTAATATTACTCCCTTGCCTTTAACATATGCCAGAATATTTGCCGTACCTAAATCAATTCCTATATCTCTTCTAAAGGGCATCTCTAAGTATCCTCTCCTTAATTACTTTCTACTAAGAGTATATTATAACATAAGTTGCGTAAATTCAAATCTTTAGTGCTAAAAAAATGTAAAATTAAGGTGGTAAGGTGGTCAGCAAAAACATTTGGCCACCGGTGGTGGCTGTGCGTTCATTGTTCATTATTCATTATTCATTGCTGATTGCTGATTGCTGATTGCTTGGCGCACAAAAAAAGCCCAGCTGGGCTTGTATGTACTTTGGGACAGATGCCTTTGATTATTCAGTTTCTTCAGCTATTTTTACCTTTTTGCATTTGCACTTTGTTTTATATTTTTGTTTCGTTGCCATACCCCCTCTTAGATGACGCTCAGCTTTGTTGTTGTCGAGTATTTCTCTAGCTTTTTTGTAAATTGTTGGATTTATATCTGGTAGTCTTTCCGTAATATCTTTATGAACAGTACTTTTGCTGACTTTAAATACTTTAGCAGCTTCTCTTACTGTATTTCCTGATTCTATTATATAATTCGCTATACTCAATACTCTTTCTTCTATGTAGTCCTTCACATCAAGTAACCCCCCAACATTATCATTAATAAAATTTATGCAGGAATTGCTTAAATTAGACGCGAGAGAGGAAAAATATTGGAATAAGGTGGTAAGCAAAAGCATATTGGGGTTGGCTCTAGGGTCTTAGATCCTTCGCTTCGCTCCAGGATGACTCTTAGCGGAGCTTAAGTATAATATCCACCACAGTGGTGTAATGTAGAACGTTGAAGGCATCGTTCATTATATCGCCCGAAGGCGAGTATTTCTAGGATCCTAACTAAAAAGTTCCGCTTTCAGCATTCAGCTTTCCGCTATTTAGTTTTTCCCGTCCAACGGTCTAACGAACCAACCGTCCAGCAAAAAACGACCCCGAAGGGTCGTTCTTTTACAAGTATTCACTTGGGTCTATGCATTTGCCGTTTTGCCATACTTCAAAGTGTAGGTGTGACGGATCTTCGGATTCGAAAGTGGCTGTTTTGCCAACTTTACCTATTGCATCTCCTGCAGATACGGATTGATTTAGAGTAACAGCTACCTTTTCTTCTAAGTTACTGTATCTTGTTTCAATACCATTACTATGTTGGATGATGATGGTTTGTCCTAGTTTTCCATCTTTGTAGATTTTTGTTACCTTTCCATTTAAAGCTGCCTTTACTTCTTGACCTTCTTCTGCTTTGAGGTCTACTCCTGTATGTTCAGATGTAAATTCCTGCAATGTTTGAGAATATACTGGTTCCCCACCCATACTAAAGGCCATTACTACTTCTTTTGCGCCAACAGGGCTTACCATATCTTTTAGATTTGTATTAGATTGCGGCGCCTGCTCTTTTGGCTGTTCCGTTTTTGGTTCTTCTGTCTTTGGTTCTTCCTCTTTTGTTGTTTTGTCTACTTGCGTAGCTGTTTCCGTTGCTGGTTCTTCTGCTCCTATTGTATCTTCGTCGATAATTGCGTTGGTGTTATCTACTGGATCAGTAGTCTCTTGTTCTACTATAGCTGTATCTTTATTGGCTATATCTTTGTTTGATGCATTGTCGTTAACGAAGTATACTAACATTGTAGCGACTAATGTAATACATAAGAAAATTGCAACGTAGAAACCTTCTTTGTTTGCTAATTTGAGTGCTCTTTCTTTAAAACTAGAATTATCATCTTTGAATATTTTTTTCTTCATATTCGCACCTCCTGAAGACATTATTGCCTGCAAACTTGGTATTTATACCTAAAAATATGAAAATTGTGGATATTTTTTAAGGTGGTAAGCAAATATGCGACTTACGTCGCAGTGAACAATGAACAGGGAATAATGAATAATTAACAATATAAAGGGTTATTGAGTCGCATATTTGTACTGTTCCATGTTCAGTGTTCATTTTTCATTGTTCATTGAAGGTTTTTGCATTTTGTTTTAATGATCGTTTAGTATATGGTTCATATGCTTATAGTTAGTTTGTAAAGATCCTTCGCTTCGCTCCAGGATGACGGGGGCCTGCGGCCAGCAATCGGCGTTCAGCCGCCAAGGCTTGGGTATGCCTCTCGGGTCAAGGCTTATCTCGCGCCAAGGCAAGTATTGCTTTTCCTGACCACCTATCTTTCTCCCCCAGCGCTTCATGCTTTTCCTTTTCCAACTAATCTAGAATTATAGAAATATTTTCTCCCAAGGACGAATATATATCTATATGCACATATCGGAGGTATAACATGAGAAAAATTGGCTTAATGATACTAGCGTTGTTTTTGATTGTAATGATTATCCCCTTTTTTATTATCAGCTCTTGTGAGGCTATTAATCAAAGGGATGATGAGCCTGATGTGATTGAGGAAAAAGATCAGGTGTATGTAACAGTTCTTAATACAGAGGACAATACGACTATGGAATTGACAACAGATGAGTATATTAAAGGTGTAGTAGCTGCAGAAATGCCTGTTAACTTTGAATTAGAGGCTCTAAAAGCACAGGCTGTTGCAGCAAGGACTTATACATTAAATAGACTAGAAGAATTTGGGGGTAAGCCAGATGACGTGCACCCTCAGTACGAGCTGTGCACAGATTATAGACACTGTCAGGCATGGATAAGTAAGGATGATCGCCTAGTTGCTTGGTCTAAAAATACGGAGCTATCTGCTTTAAATAGTATAGAGCTTTGGAGCAAAATTGAGGAAGCTGTAGATTCTACAAAAGGAGAATCTCTTATCTATAATGGAGAATTGATTGACCCTCTTTTTCATTCAAGTAGTGGCGGTGTAACAGAAAACTCTGAAGATTATTTTTCTGCCTCATTGCCCTACCTTAGAAGCGTGTCCAGCGAATATGAGACAAATTCGCCCTATATAAGCACAAATTTTGATATTAGTGAAGATGATTTTGAGAAAACTCTCAAAAATAAATATCCTGACATCGTATTAAAGAAAAATAAGATGATTGATAATCTAGAAATTATTAGTAGGACGAAAAGCGGAAGAGTAGATGAAATTCGAGTAGGAAATAAGACCTTAACTGGTAGAGAGATCAGAGAACTATTAAACCTAAGATCTAATAATTTTACAATAAAACAAGATGGCAACAAGCTAGTATTTACTGTTAATGGCAACGGCCACGGCGTAGGCCTAAGCCAATACGGCGCCAATGGCAT is from Alkalibaculum bacchi and encodes:
- a CDS encoding ABC transporter permease — translated: MSLLSNPLNMIKENIENAGITFEMSKKELEKKYTGTALGLLWALVKPVLYISVYWFAIEIGIRGSRNEISGFPFILWLIAGIIPWFYISETLIYGGTSFRQNKHLITKIVYPVSTIPTFRMFSQLFVHIALVFILIAIFWFAGYPPDIYYLQIFYYMFCMFAFMTVLSWTTASLIVVSRDFEHLLKSITTMLFWLTPILWKIENVRGILKYIILANPFYYFIKGYRDTFINKEWFFQNLPYTIYFWGVMLVLSILGGYIFKKLRGEFADIL
- a CDS encoding LCP family protein, with the protein product MKTTVGTMSKQRVMIFLVIILVICIGVGIKLFSDMRNPEKIFQAGKDSEDSENVEDSFPDSKINILIFGLDKDYIREEVQKYGVYRSDTMMLATLDFEKNTLDLVSLPRDTYVPIYNQYGKDKLNSCFMYASEDAEDKGEVIPLGIEYLSNTVSNVLGDIPVDYYVGITDMEVVSKIIDEIGGIEIDVLHTLYADKGKDHSQVVVEKGLQKLNGEELLYYARYRAYPLGDIDRVANQQHIMKSLLQNMKKANTLIKIPQIYSLVKDNLTTNLNMKQITALSLFAVNIEAMETYTLPGSFGDFAGISYWIMDQEKIAELAQKIYGITIEERDQEEFSGGLSHLTASVGNSNLRVGNRTTLTIAGTTVSGQVHYYQINDTNYSVSNPGVIQLNADNTIVAKKSGTTTITIEAGGYTVTTSIRVTAAQQTPAPAPQPAPTPKEETPKPPAPDPTPTPEPTPDPTPTPEPTPDPTPAPVEPTPTPEPTPGEPTVGNTDSNIGTDQ
- a CDS encoding rod shape-determining protein, yielding MPFRRDIGIDLGTANILAYVKGKGVILQEPSVVAIDTNTNEIRAIGSEARAMLGRTPGNIQAIRPLRDGVISDFKITERMLKYFIEKVCGKRRLFRPRVVVGIPSGATEVEKRAVEQAVLAAGGSNPVIVEEPVAAAIGAGIDITAPTGNMVIDIGGGTTDIAVLSLGGIVESISIKIAGDKFDEAIVRYMRKNHNVLIGERTAEDLKINIGAVHPSVEEKEIEIRGRDLLSGLPRSILVRSEEIRVSLQESIDTVINGVHAVLEKTPPELAADISDIGIYLTGGGALIPGLDILIEERIGVPVKIVEDAEMAVAIGTGKILDNVHLLMGSRKSYE
- the spoIIID gene encoding sporulation transcriptional regulator SpoIIID encodes the protein MKDYIEERVLSIANYIIESGNTVREAAKVFKVSKSTVHKDITERLPDINPTIYKKAREILDNNKAERHLRGGMATKQKYKTKCKCKKVKIAEETE
- a CDS encoding M23 family metallopeptidase, which produces MKKKIFKDDNSSFKERALKLANKEGFYVAIFLCITLVATMLVYFVNDNASNKDIANKDTAIVEQETTDPVDNTNAIIDEDTIGAEEPATETATQVDKTTKEEEPKTEEPKTEQPKEQAPQSNTNLKDMVSPVGAKEVVMAFSMGGEPVYSQTLQEFTSEHTGVDLKAEEGQEVKAALNGKVTKIYKDGKLGQTIIIQHSNGIETRYSNLEEKVAVTLNQSVSAGDAIGKVGKTATFESEDPSHLHFEVWQNGKCIDPSEYL
- the spoIID gene encoding stage II sporulation protein D, with the protein product MRKIGLMILALFLIVMIIPFFIISSCEAINQRDDEPDVIEEKDQVYVTVLNTEDNTTMELTTDEYIKGVVAAEMPVNFELEALKAQAVAARTYTLNRLEEFGGKPDDVHPQYELCTDYRHCQAWISKDDRLVAWSKNTELSALNSIELWSKIEEAVDSTKGESLIYNGELIDPLFHSSSGGVTENSEDYFSASLPYLRSVSSEYETNSPYISTNFDISEDDFEKTLKNKYPDIVLKKNKMIDNLEIISRTKSGRVDEIRVGNKTLTGREIRELLNLRSNNFTIKQDGNKLVFTVNGNGHGVGLSQYGANGMAEAGFDYVEILKHYYTGVELKKVY